The Helianthus annuus cultivar XRQ/B chromosome 16, HanXRQr2.0-SUNRISE, whole genome shotgun sequence genome includes a window with the following:
- the LOC110944377 gene encoding vicilin-like seed storage protein At2g28490 encodes MVGVGGGMRWRVATMVVVTGGGRGDDGGWRLSTVAGGGGRRWWWRVAVVVGVVVVGDGGWRRWWSMVVATGGGDGGDDDDGGWWSTIASGSSGGCWWWSAEGGGSSWGVGGLQRRVAAMVVDGGGDERVWRRRTVVVIGGSWWRVVKMASADGGRWRW; translated from the coding sequence ATGGTCGGGGTTGGCGGTGGTATGCGGTGGCGGGTggcgacgatggtggtggtgacagGTGGTGGTCGTGGCGACGACGGTGGGTGGCGGTTGTCGACGGTAGCGGGTGGTGGCGGCAGAAGATGGTGGTGGAGGGTGGCGGTAGTGGttggggtggtggtggtcggcgatggcgggtggcggcgatggtggtcGATGGTGGTGGCGACGGGCGGTGGTGATGGCGGCGACGACgacgacggtgggtggtggtCGACGATAGCGAGTGGTAGCAGTGGAGGATGTtggtggtggtcggcggaggGTGGCGGTAGTAGTTGGGGTGTCGGTGGTCTGCAACGGCGGGTGGCAGCGATGGTAGTTGATGGCGGTGGTGACGAGCGGGTGTGGCGGCGGAGGACGGTGGTGGTGATCGGCGGAAGTTGGTGGCGGGTGGTGAAGATGGCAAGTGCTGATGGTGGCAGATGGCGGTGGTGA